ATCTAAATTGACTTGCTTAGATGcaatacaattattttttcgttGATGGCGGAtctagaattaaaaaaaatggaagaaacaatgaattgatataaaacaaatgaaatacgCAATACTCCCCTTTCCCTCTGGGGtttaaaaaaacatgtttttttgttaccgagattttaaaattgttgattttgtgtaactggagagagaaaacaaatgtaagtataaaaagaaaaaaaagggtttGGGTATTGTaattggaaaaagaaattggGTTTATTGcttatttccaaaaaaaataatgcgTTATTTATGAATACAAATGGAAAAGTGTTCTTAGTCCGGAAAAAGAGAATATTTTAGATAGAACAAAGTTATAGGGTtgattagtatattttttgaatttccttcagctttttttcccttttttaatatattcaaaaataatcgTAGTAATATTTAGTGACCAAAGTCCATTGACCCCTTTTATTTGccccaaaatttttttggtcctacactttaaaatttgttatctATTGGCCCCTATATAATACTCTTAtgttttcttaaaaatttaattacgGGGAAAAGTTAACGgtcaatcatttttttgacCTACTTGATGAGTTAAAATAGACCCAAATATATTGTGTAGGatcaaacttttaaaaaactttggctattttaatattaactgTTGAATTGGTTacccaaatttataaatttcaaataacttttaaaatgacataattaaaacatttaaatataattctattttctttggCAACTACAACATGGCCAAAAAATTTTTACAAACATTAATTCCACAGGGTACACTAGAACAAACGTTTTTTAGGTTATAGAACGTGTGCATTTctaccaaaatagtaaacaaaataaattcatgttGTTGAAACTCTAATATAAAATCCCCAACATAGAAAAAATCAGCATTTTACTAATGAAATAagaatttttccaaaaagcaagaatttttccataaatgacTTTTGCATACTactcctaaaaaaaaaatactcccaaaaGCACAAATTCATCATCTTTCAAACATGAAGAATCCAAATACTTCtacatttcttcttctttttctcatctctttGGGTTCACATGCAGCTTCTGCTGCAGATGAGCCCCTAAGTTTTGTTGAATGTCTGTCCCAAAAATTCAATAACTATTCTTCCATTTCAAGCAATCTTTACACCCCTTCAAACTCATCCTACTCTTCGATCCTTCGGTTTTCCATCCAAAGCTTAAGATTCATCTCTGATTCCACCCCGAAACCGGCCGCAATCGTAAAACCCCGGAGCACGAATCTCAAATCCCTCCCGTCATCCACTGCGCCAAAGCCAGCGGCCTTCAAATCAAAACCCCGAAGCGGGGGCCATGACTACGAGGGACAATCGTAATCGCACATGTCCCGTTCGTGATCCTCGATTTGATCAAACTCAATGAAATCACGGTCGATGCCTCGGAGAAACCGCATGGGTTGGATCCGGCGCGACAAACGGCGCGTTATACTACGCGGTCGCACAGAAAAGCCCGGTTTAGGGTTTCCGGCTGGCGTCAGCATCACCTTAGGCATGGGCGGACATGTCAGCGGGGAGGCTATGGCATGTTGTTGCGTAAATACGGACTGGCCGCGGACCAGGTCATCGATCGAGAATAGTCAACGTAAACAGTACGATCCTGGACAGGAAATCAATGGGCGAGCATCTGTTCTGGGCCATCAGAGGCGGTGGTGGCGCCAGTTTCGGCGTGATCACTGCTTGGAAGGTACAACTGGTGGATGTTCCAGAAAAAGTCACTGTTTTCAACATTGGCAAGACTCTGGAGCAGAACGCGACACAGTTAATCCACAAATGGCAATCCATCGCGCCAGAATTCGTCGATGATTTGTTCCTGAGAATCATCATAAAACCGGAGACTGTACGCTCCGAAACACAAGTAACGAACAGGACGATTCGAGCTATTTTCAAGCACAATTCCTTGGGAAAATCGACACACTGCTTCCGTTGATGCAGAAGATCTTCCCGAGCTACGGTTAGTGAAAGAAGACTGCACAGAGCTGAGCTGGATCGAATCCGTCTTATTCTTCCTAGATTTCCCAATCGCTGCACGTGAAAAGCTACTCAATAGACTTCAACCTAAGGTGAGATTTTTCAAAGCGAAGTCCGACTACGTGCAGAAGCCCATCCCGGGATTCGGGCTTGAAGGCGTCTGGAGGCTAATGCTCGAGGCGGTGGCCAACCAGTCCGTGATCATATTCAGCCCTTATGGAGGGAGGATGGCAGAGATTCCGGCCTCCGCCACTCCGTTTCCTCATAGGACAGGGAAACTTGTACATGATCCAACACATCATATTTTGGGACGAGAGCCAGAGTCAAGATTCCGAGAGCTACATAAGCTGGATGGGGAGGCTATACACTTACTTCGCTCCTTTTGTGTCGTCATTCGCCGAGGCAAGCGTACTTCAACTACGAGATCTCGATATCGGAGCCAATAACCCTAATGGGGAGACGAGCTATGAACAAGCCGGCATTTGGGGTAAGAAGTATTTTTCGGATAATTTCGATCGTCTTGTTCGGGTGAAGACGATGGTTGATCCCACAATTTTTTCAAGGATGAACAGAGCATTCCGCCGTTGCATTGAAGATTTAGACAAACTAGTGTTACACTCGTGCGGatgtttatgtaattttgatgccATGGCtaagaatttttaatttgaagtatttgtttctagtttaattttgttgtcaTTACTGTCTTTCTAGTAGTCTAATGTTTAATAATGATAAACTCGGATTTTGCATGGTTTTACGCGTTGGACCAACttcttttgttttgatgttatTTAAGAACCTTTTGTCTATTTATATCAATTGAATGTTTTGACGAGTTTActgaatttttgaaattaaagatTCTAAAATGATGATTTTCAATGTTTTGACGAGTTTATTTGAAGAGTTTTGCAAGCATATCCTACGTGCCTCTTTTGAAGCTTTATATAGAAAGTTATGCAAGTTGAGTGTGCTAAAGCTGTCTCCTCCGTCCATAGTTAAATGTCCCATATTTGACCAGCATGGATCCTagagaattattttattttataaagtaaagtgggcagaaaaaattagtggaatgtggactctacttttatatattggttttatagtataatatgaGTGGAGCAGGGACGTGGGTGAAGTTCCGTTGGCGTATGATTAGGTTTTGATTCGTGATACTCAAgccaaataaaatgatataatctctcttatttataatactagaatactagAATACTACTATCGTCAGCTTTACGGTCTTGACTttcattttgtgaaaatgataataaatagttaaagtagagaaatggtaaagtaagagagaaataatgtagataagactcttctctacattattttcgctcttaatttattatttctccattttaactatttattattatttttacaaagaaATCTGAAAAAATCAATGAGACATAAAGCGAAATATTACCTAATTTATtaacaagaaacaaatatctaaaaaaaatttgaaagatatggtgaatcaaataaacaactaaataattagGATATCCTATGATATATGGTTGTATCGTAAGGTTATTTATGAAGATTTGAATCTTGGGTGCTATTTGGAATTAAGGAGACTTTGGTGTTAATGTGTGATTTACAAGTTGAGTACTTTAAGAGGAGACATAATTCTACCATAGTGATTTTCTTAATAGCTCTTGAAAGACTTAATGGCATAGAACTTAGAAATTTGACTTTACATTGAATATATTGCTATTAAAACCATAATTAAGATTCTACCTCTTTATTATTCCACCCCACTTGTTATTCTTGCTTGAAGTTAGATCCatctactttaattaattaaattgttagtGTTTGTGTAGTTTAGTAAATCTACCACTCAAATATTGGTGTTGTGATAATGATTAAGATACTCTTATTTGCCATAAACTACACTAGCACCATACACTCGAACATATTAAGAGTTAATATTCGTTCCTTAGAGTGTCCCCAATAATAACTAGCCGCGGCAGCAGCCGCAGAGACTATTGCCGGCCTGGGAGATAGGCGCGAGGGAGAGAGCGGGGAGAGGCGAGGACGGGCGGTGACGTGCAGGTGGCAAGCCTATTGTGCAGTCTGAGACCGCCAGccaaaaaaacatttttttttacatttttttaatttatttgtgatGACTAAGCGGATAAGTTTTGTATGGCTACGCAAACTAGGCGGGCAAGATTTTGTGGTGTGGCATGGCTGTTCGCCTTATTGCAGACACTCTTATATCATGTCTTATACTAtatgagataaaaataaatgaataattcaCATCATTTTGATGACATGCTGGCAAGCATTTATGACCAAAGACTTTTTCAGCtataatttaaacaaattatttccttgatattttcgaatttgatgattttgcaAATCTCTTCGTTTACCcataactatttattaataacaaaattagaGTATACGTGCACTCCTATCTTGCCCTTGTATGACGTGGACTTTTGATTGATCCAGCTACTTTGAAATGAATTCAAgaactataatattttaggaGTAGTATTAGAATTggttatccaaatttataaatttcaagtGTCATTTAAATTGTCATTATTAAAAcactaattctattttttttggcaaatacAACATGTACGTAtcccaaaattttcaaaaacattAACTCTGATTCGTACACTAGAACAAACGTTTATTGCTAAAACACATAAGAATCGAAATCTTAGATCAAATATTAAGTATGAATAGTATGGAGTATGGACtatcaaaataagaattactcctccgtcctggattaagagtcacttattgttatggctcgggttttaagaaagagttgaagtgtgtaataaatgaagtgagatggtggagtgtttaataaatgaagtgagatggtggagtgtgtaataaatgatgTGAGATtatagagtgtgtaataaattaagtgagttggttgaaagTAGgtccttttgacttttttatttttgttttggtttattttaatgtagataatgacattttgatgtaataTTGATGAACAATaaggtaaaattgtatgactaaatatgaaaaattctaaatgtgactcttaaaactgacggacttttatggcaaaaagtgactcttaatgcAGGACGGAGGTATTGAACAACGAACAACTTAATTATCCATATATTTACTGCTAAGAAGTACtggattattttttggatatgCCTTTCAGATCAGTTGacttagaaaatttaaaaagatggTTAACTGacaaaataaatctaaaaaatgTATTATAATCAACTCTTTAATTTaaccaaatattttatgtactcGTTGGGGTAAAAAAGACGTAACTGTGAACGTAGTAGTATAACTTTCACTTTATATTTCTGTctctatcatattttttttagataaagTAGTTTGAATGATATAAtgtaaaagaataattttcaAAGTAAATTAATGTGGCCTATAATAAATCCAAAACTAAGTTTCCACGAAACAATACTTCAAATCTTACgtatcaaattcaaacttttgcatacttcttcttctataaatagataCTCCCAAGAGcacaaattcatcaaaatcacCATCTCTCAATCATGAAGATTCCAAACATTTccaaatttcttcttctttttctcatctCCTTGTGTTTACACGCAGCTTCTGCTGCGGATAAGCAccaagattttgttgaatGTCTAACCCAAAATTCAACGACTATTCTTCGATTTCAAGCAACGTTTACACCCCTTCAAACTCATCCTACTCTTCCATCCTCCGATTCTCCATCCAAAGCCTAAGATTCATCTCCGATTCCACTCCGAAACCGGCCGTCATCGTACAGCCTGAGCACGAATCCCAAATCCCTCCCGTCATCTACTGCGCCAAAGCCAGCGGCTTGCAGATCAGAACCCGAAGCGGGGGCCATGACTACGAGGGACTATCGTACGTCGCACATGTCCGTTCGTGATCCTTGATTTGATCAATCTCGATGAAATCACGGTCGATGTCGCGGAGAAAACCGCGTGGGTCGGATCTGGCGCGACAAACGGCGCGTTATACTCACGCGGTCGCGCAGAAAAGCCCGGTCCTAGGGTTTCCGGCCGGGGTTTGCACGACGATAGGCATCGGTGGGCACATCAGCGGAGGAGGATACGGTACGCTCATGCGTAAACACGGCCTGGCTGCGGATCAGGTCATTGACGCGAGAATCATCGACGTCAACGGCAGAATCCTGGACAAGAAATCAATGGGCGAAGATTTGTTCTGGGCCATAAGAGGCGGCGGTGGAGCCAGTTTCGGCGTCATAACTGCCTGGAAGGTAAAACTGGTGAATGTTCCACAAAAAGTCACTGTTTTCAGCATAGGCAAGACTCTGGAGCAAAATGCGACTCAACTAGTACAGAAATGGCAATCCATCGCGCCCAAATTCGACCATGATTTATTCGTGAGAGTCATCCTAGTACCGGAGAATCTTAGCTCCAACATAGAGGGTAGAAACAAGACGATTCGGCTATATTCAACTCACTATTCCTTGGGAAAATCGACACGTTGCTTCCGTTGATGCAGAAGAGCTTCCCGAGTTAGGGTTAGTGAGAGAAGACTGCACTGAGATGAGCTGGATCGAATCCGCTTATCCTTCGCGGGTTTCCCCATCGATGCACCCGAAATGCTGCTCAACAGAACTCAACCGGCGGTGAGATACTTCAAAGCGAAATCCGACTACGTGCAGAAGCCCATCCCTGAATCCGGGCTTGAAGGCATATGGAGGAGGATGTTCGAGGTAGTGGCCGACCAGTCTGTGATCATCTTCAGCCCTTATGGCGGGAGGATGGACGAGATTCCGGCCTCTGCCACTCCGTTTCCTCATAGGGCCGGAAACTTGTACAAGATCCAACACCTGATTTTTGGGACGAGAGCGAGAATCAAGATTCCGAGAGCTATATAAGCTGGATGAGGAGGCTTTACAAGTACTTGACTCCTTATGTGTCGTGCTCGCCTAGGCAAGCGTACCTCAACTACAGAGATCTCGACATTGGTGTCAATAACCCTAAAGGGAAGACGAGCTATGCACGAGCAAGCGTTGGGGTAAGAAGTACTTTTTGGATAATTTCGATCGCCTTGTTCGGGTGAAGACATGGTTGATCCAGAATTTCTTCAAGACAACAAAGCATTCCACCGTTGACTGAAGATTGACAAACTAGTGTTACTCTCGTGCGATGTAATAGGGTTGATTGCAAATGTTTATGTAATCAACTATTTGATGTCATTTGTAAGAATAATGAGTTGTTTGAGGTAATAAGATGATTGATtcgtgaaattaaataaaaattgattggaTTTAGTAGTTAAAAAGATAGTAGATCAGCTGTAGGatgataatttgaaattttgaactGAATTAAGTACTAAAATAGAtcagtttattttatatatagtatatctAATGGCACTTGCCGTGTTTGTCGAAATTCACGttaagtaattatttatttactttttagcGACAATAGTGTGTAGTTATTAGATGTAATGCATAATATGCAGTCAACGTTAaatatttgatgaaataaaagGAGACAATgcatgaaaataaattgggaACATATTGTTTGACTTTGAACAATTAGTAATGACAGCTCAGTTTACATCATTTAATTCGTCtcggtattattttattccttgaagatagtaaattaatatttgcGGATGAAAGATCAATTTgctttattaaattgattatacCTCATTTTATTCCATGATGGATTGATggttattaaaatatctacaCATGGATGACAAGTGCATTGATACATGACATATTTTGTTAACTATGATTATTCGAACTTGTATAATGTGAAGATCAACACTCAGCTGTGGAGATTCCTTGTTGTAGACTGACCGAACTAAGATTTTTAATCGCatagtactccattatttaAATCCTAGTACAGTCATCGGCATTGATTAACTCCCACGATTATCGCCTTGATTCTTCTATCATTGATTGCATTATTCCAAGAATCACCTCAGGTTAAATCTAGGACTCATACTTAACTAgcaataattttcaatttgataaATTCTACCTCTCCgtccggagtattagactcacttcttttgggcacatgatttaaggaattgataattaaatagttaaagtggagagagtaaagtatgagagagggaaaaataggggagagaagagaagaaaagtaggtgagaataaaataagatagatgttttttgctaaaaagggaaatgagtctaatatgttgggacaccccaaaaaaaGTTGGTCTAATCCTTGAGACGGAGGGGATACTAATTTATAGTCATATTTAAGAGTTCCTTCTCTTTAGTGGAAGTTTAGAAAACATGGCCAACTGTGTAATAGcccaattcatattttttgatcGCTAATTTAATTGACAACCCAAAATAGATGGGCCACTAA
This genomic interval from Salvia hispanica cultivar TCC Black 2014 unplaced genomic scaffold, UniMelb_Shisp_WGS_1.0 HiC_scaffold_1164, whole genome shotgun sequence contains the following:
- the LOC125198016 gene encoding berberine bridge enzyme-like 3; this encodes MGEHLFWAIRGGGGASFGVITAWKVQLVDVPEKVTVFNIGKTLEQNATQLIHKWQSIAPEFVDDLFLRIIIKPETKIFPSYDFPIAAREKLLNRLQPKVRFFKAKSDYVQKPIPGFGLEGVWRLMLEAVANQSVIIFSPYGGRMAEIPASATPFPHRTGKLVHDPTHHILGREPESRFRELHKLDGEAIHLLRSFCVVIRRGKRTSTTRSRYRSQ